In Coleofasciculus chthonoplastes PCC 7420, a single genomic region encodes these proteins:
- a CDS encoding DUF3593 domain-containing protein, whose amino-acid sequence MISKDTLFAVSLFPYLGFLWFLTRSGQTPRLALIGFYALLVFVGVTIPAGIYAKVAFGEQLANVDWLHGSAEFFLTLSNILVVLGFRQAIIQHKRSSS is encoded by the coding sequence ATGATTTCTAAAGACACTTTGTTTGCAGTTTCCTTATTCCCTTACCTAGGTTTTTTGTGGTTTCTAACTCGTTCCGGACAAACCCCACGGTTGGCACTGATTGGATTTTATGCGCTATTGGTGTTTGTGGGAGTGACGATTCCGGCGGGAATTTATGCCAAGGTTGCGTTTGGGGAACAATTAGCCAATGTGGATTGGTTGCATGGGAGTGCTGAGTTTTTTCTCACCCTATCTAATATTTTGGTCGTGTTAGGTTTTCGCCAAGCGATTATTCAACACAAGCGTTCCTCATCTTAA
- a CDS encoding DUF2499 domain-containing protein has protein sequence MHALSVPTWIIHVSSVIEWIAAIWLIWSYGDITGNRYWWALSCAMFPALVGAMCACTWHFFDNPESLDWLVTLQASMTVLGNITLCTAAWWIWRCARKADQSDSSESEKSQTPVDVV, from the coding sequence ATGCATGCCCTTTCAGTTCCAACGTGGATCATTCACGTCTCTAGCGTTATCGAATGGATTGCCGCTATCTGGTTAATCTGGAGTTATGGTGACATTACAGGCAATCGTTACTGGTGGGCATTATCTTGTGCCATGTTTCCTGCCTTAGTCGGTGCGATGTGTGCTTGTACCTGGCACTTTTTTGACAATCCTGAATCGTTGGATTGGTTAGTTACCCTGCAAGCCTCGATGACGGTATTAGGAAATATTACCCTTTGTACTGCCGCTTGGTGGATTTGGCGTTGTGCGCGAAAAGCTGATCAGAGTGATAGCAGCGAATCGGAAAAATCTCAAACACCCGTTGATGTTGTTTAG
- a CDS encoding DEAD/DEAH box helicase family protein, which translates to MARTPKLTFDRGTLLLHPPPRGKAWVDYATWDDRVEKFRIPGMHYRPLVEMLQASEVDFIDDAKEFIPLELVCSFEMEPYPHQQEALLAWKLAGRRGVVVLPTAAGKTYLAQLAMQSTPRSTLIVVPTLDLMHQWYAQLEAAFPDVEVGLLGGGSRDRTPILIATYDSATIHAESLGNQYGLLIFDECHHLPTDFYRAIAEYAIAPYRLGLTATPERTDGRHNDLDGLIGQQVYRKSPDDLAGLALAEHKVVQIKVKLSHQERDRYDACLKLRNDFLRESNIYLSSLDGWQRFVQASAGSQQGRRAMLAHRESKEIALGTEGKLRVLADLVAKHYPERILVFTNDNATVYRISQELLIPAITHHTPVKERHEILQRFREGDYKILVASHVLNEGVDVPDARVAIILSGTGSEREYVQRLGRVLRKGTDQNKLAILYEVIAENTSEEGTSQRRRGSSGKAKAKPKPKPKEVEKPKHRQLEILPSQPYEVKPSQSPKAAESPGKYDV; encoded by the coding sequence ATGGCTCGTACCCCAAAATTAACCTTTGACCGAGGAACCCTACTCCTCCATCCACCCCCACGGGGTAAGGCGTGGGTGGATTATGCGACATGGGATGATCGGGTGGAAAAGTTTCGGATTCCAGGGATGCACTATCGCCCCCTGGTGGAAATGCTGCAAGCCTCTGAGGTTGATTTTATTGATGATGCGAAGGAATTTATTCCTTTGGAGTTGGTTTGCAGTTTTGAGATGGAACCCTATCCCCATCAACAGGAAGCCTTATTAGCCTGGAAATTAGCAGGGCGTCGCGGGGTAGTGGTACTACCTACCGCCGCCGGAAAAACCTATCTGGCTCAACTGGCGATGCAATCGACGCCTCGCAGTACGTTAATTGTTGTACCCACCTTGGATTTAATGCATCAATGGTACGCGCAGTTAGAAGCTGCGTTTCCGGATGTGGAGGTAGGATTACTGGGGGGAGGTTCGCGCGATCGCACACCCATCCTAATTGCTACTTATGATAGCGCTACGATTCACGCCGAATCCCTGGGAAATCAATACGGGTTGTTAATATTTGACGAATGTCACCACCTACCCACCGACTTTTATCGCGCCATTGCTGAATATGCGATCGCACCCTACCGACTCGGACTTACGGCTACCCCAGAACGTACTGATGGGCGTCATAATGACCTAGATGGCTTAATCGGTCAACAGGTCTATCGCAAAAGCCCCGATGACTTGGCTGGGTTAGCCTTGGCAGAACATAAGGTGGTGCAGATTAAAGTCAAACTATCACACCAAGAGCGCGATCGCTACGATGCTTGTCTGAAACTGCGGAATGATTTTTTAAGAGAGTCGAATATTTACCTAAGTAGTTTAGACGGATGGCAACGGTTTGTGCAAGCCAGTGCCGGTTCTCAACAAGGGCGTCGCGCTATGTTAGCCCATCGGGAATCTAAGGAAATTGCTTTAGGAACGGAAGGGAAATTACGAGTATTAGCCGATTTAGTCGCGAAACATTATCCGGAACGGATCTTGGTCTTCACGAATGATAATGCCACAGTTTATCGGATTTCCCAAGAATTGCTGATTCCCGCGATTACCCACCACACTCCCGTCAAAGAACGTCACGAGATTCTCCAACGATTTCGCGAGGGAGACTATAAAATCTTGGTCGCCTCCCATGTTTTAAATGAAGGGGTTGATGTTCCTGATGCACGAGTGGCGATTATTTTATCGGGAACAGGTTCAGAACGGGAATATGTGCAGCGATTAGGGCGAGTGTTACGCAAGGGAACTGATCAGAATAAGTTGGCGATATTGTATGAAGTCATTGCGGAAAATACCAGTGAAGAAGGTACTTCTCAACGGCGACGCGGTTCTAGTGGAAAAGCCAAAGCTAAACCCAAACCTAAACCCAAGGAAGTGGAGAAGCCGAAGCATCGACAGTTGGAAATTTTACCTTCTCAACCTTACGAAGTGAAACCTTCTCAGTCGCCGAAAGCTGCCGAGTCTCCGGGTAAGTATGACGTATGA